From the genome of Hyalangium gracile, one region includes:
- the dpdK gene encoding phospholipase D-like domain-containing protein DpdK translates to MLREARHLSTSARAPNVPALLQALFASELVSPSRCIWLVSPWISDIAVLENRAYSFFTLAPEWGTAPIRLSAVLRRLLESGTTLHIATRPDSRNEAFLDVMRAGNHPRLKLHEQKALHEKGLLGDGYYLSGSMNFTYSGITLNEEFIHFFTAQDVVAEKRVLLAERWGAELP, encoded by the coding sequence ATGTTGCGCGAAGCCCGTCACCTGTCCACCTCGGCGAGGGCTCCCAATGTCCCCGCGTTGCTCCAGGCCCTCTTCGCCTCGGAGCTCGTGTCGCCCAGCCGGTGCATCTGGTTGGTGTCCCCGTGGATCTCCGACATCGCCGTCCTGGAGAACCGCGCCTATTCCTTCTTCACCCTGGCGCCAGAGTGGGGCACTGCACCCATCCGCCTCTCCGCCGTGCTGCGCCGGCTCCTGGAGAGCGGGACGACCCTCCACATCGCCACGCGGCCCGATTCCCGGAATGAGGCCTTCCTGGATGTCATGCGCGCGGGCAATCACCCGCGCCTGAAGCTACACGAGCAGAAGGCCCTGCACGAGAAGGGGCTTCTCGGGGATGGGTATTACCTGAGCGGCTCGATGAACTTCACCTACAGCGGGATCACCCTCAACGAGGAGTTCATCCACTTCTTCACCGCGCAGGATGTGGTGGCCGAGAAGCGGGTGCTGCTCGCGGAGCGTTGGGGAGCGGAGCTGCCATGA
- the dpdJ gene encoding protein DpdJ, producing MTFELLRDFLDTLEREEARQLSWGLCDGGFSDDEVRQFAADFLSERDEQVAAGQLCEELIERGLLFEFHIAGRSLYRTRMAETTRLMARLRQLFPKKRWENAPTLVSDYRFALRPRRYPARHIQPAEALNRMRPEVRLPATGWQAFEALLNAGGKPLHLADFQLRATQRMLGDLEESRPRGMIVCAGTGTGKTLAFYLPALSYLAGLIRPGQYFTKALAVYPRTELLKDQLSETFLQARRLDGVLPAGRKLIVAAFSGLTPQQASADSLRSNKAWVERSGSFACPVLRCPVCEGVLQWRKEDLAAGRERLRCESPDCPGKVEEDEIVLTRDRLVHVPPDILFTTTEMLNRQLSSSQFGHLFGLGTSYRPRIVLLDEVHTYHGVHGAQVAHVLRRYRHALGSPLHFTGLSATLRDATDFFSRLVGLPPSSVEEISPSGPMVEEGMEYQLALRGDPASGTSLLSTSIQTAMLLRRTLDPQNGLSEGAYGKRVYCFTDDLDVTNRLYHDLRSAEGYGPFGRHIKEPLAALRVPPESPNFSQFQAGQAWVLPQELGHDLKHPLQISRTSSQDVGVDRDSDVVVATASLEVGYNDPEVGAVMQHKAPRDVASFLQRKGRAGRRRTMRPWTVVVLSDYGRDRLAYQGYDQLFDPQLEGRSLPTLNRHVLRMQATYALMDWVATKLPANAGRGSVWYDFTKPASDRYLPAVQRQQLEARLLEELLTEEGLRRELESYLSKALQIPPEEVIAVLWEPPRALLASVVPTMLRRLRSKWARLQVQAGEGSQDLQARNAPLPDFVPENLFSDLNLPEVTIINPPETSRDEEGKDVMPIVQAMRVLTPGNVTRRFAISRGDIKHWIPPPNLVDENQDMPVTSWCAEFEEAGIFQMIQDGKVVPVRCIRPWVLKTQVTERAVQASSRGTLEWRSQIFSEDDGVAIRPPAGTPWARLFEDVRYFTHNLDSRIHVRRFAIGCEAELKVQYEERCLSLRFCESPGGPPAAVGFVKDVDGIRFRFRMPENLRMEAGAGSERKLRAFRSAYFRHRVQQDELLGSLANTFQLDWLGQVYLAALVTQASGAQSTLKEAAAELREAELDEELSSVLDVIFQVVDVEAQEDAEPAGKARVHKNIEELCRNPEVQARLHELARSLWEPPDGGWHRWAQERFCATLGGALLEACQRLCPQFDAGDLTLDLDPGPSPQGALPSEEWREIWITEDSMGGGGIVEEILRRTAEDPRLFYLLAESALAPSDFELVDSELTRLLKLLETEQELSDALAEVRGAYGMRSLSRAAEHLRAVMASRGLLTSHSVICALHARVLRPGSSQETDEVLRVLLRLWEQEEARLGIEIEARPFAFVASQDEALAAGFTSVGQGMHEEASWRYQAIYGLLWPRGSIIRARALSSYNPFASLPEADREIVLDCIGPTERTIELSSQDWRNQVQTTLAEGGSVRLVAAEAERDALKSALLQLVADPIEVGFLHLFPRVEAVVRELTGFSVKLRCPEVIP from the coding sequence ATGACGTTCGAACTGCTCCGCGACTTTCTCGACACCCTGGAACGCGAAGAGGCCCGACAGCTCAGCTGGGGCCTGTGTGATGGCGGCTTCTCCGACGATGAGGTGCGCCAGTTCGCCGCCGACTTTCTCTCCGAGCGCGACGAGCAGGTGGCCGCCGGCCAACTCTGCGAGGAGCTCATCGAGCGAGGACTCCTGTTCGAGTTCCACATCGCGGGGCGCTCCCTGTACCGGACGCGCATGGCCGAGACGACGCGCCTCATGGCGCGCCTGCGGCAGCTCTTCCCGAAGAAGCGGTGGGAGAACGCGCCCACCCTGGTGAGCGACTACCGCTTCGCGTTGCGCCCTCGCCGGTATCCGGCCCGGCACATCCAGCCAGCCGAAGCGCTGAACCGGATGCGGCCGGAGGTCCGTCTCCCGGCTACGGGTTGGCAGGCCTTCGAGGCGCTGCTCAACGCGGGGGGAAAGCCCCTCCATCTCGCGGACTTCCAGCTTCGTGCCACTCAGCGGATGCTCGGTGACCTCGAGGAAAGCCGGCCCCGGGGAATGATCGTCTGCGCGGGCACGGGGACTGGCAAGACCCTGGCCTTCTACCTTCCCGCGCTCTCGTACCTCGCGGGGCTCATTCGCCCCGGGCAGTACTTCACCAAGGCGCTCGCGGTGTACCCGCGGACGGAGTTGCTCAAGGATCAGCTCTCCGAGACCTTCCTGCAGGCTCGCCGCCTGGATGGAGTGCTCCCGGCGGGCCGCAAGCTGATCGTGGCCGCCTTCTCGGGCCTCACTCCGCAACAGGCCTCGGCCGACTCGCTGCGGAGCAACAAAGCCTGGGTGGAGAGGAGTGGGAGCTTCGCCTGCCCCGTCCTGCGATGCCCCGTGTGCGAGGGGGTTCTCCAGTGGAGGAAGGAGGATCTGGCAGCAGGCAGGGAACGTCTGCGCTGCGAATCTCCCGACTGTCCAGGCAAGGTCGAGGAGGACGAGATCGTCCTCACGCGCGACCGGCTGGTGCACGTGCCGCCGGACATCCTCTTCACCACTACCGAGATGCTCAACCGTCAGCTGAGCAGTTCTCAGTTCGGTCATCTCTTCGGTCTGGGGACCTCGTATCGTCCCCGCATCGTCCTGCTGGACGAGGTGCACACATACCACGGCGTCCATGGCGCGCAGGTCGCGCACGTCCTGCGGCGCTATCGCCATGCGCTGGGCAGTCCGCTTCACTTCACGGGACTGTCGGCCACGCTGCGGGATGCCACGGACTTCTTCTCCCGGCTCGTGGGTCTGCCCCCTTCCTCCGTGGAGGAGATCTCTCCCAGCGGCCCGATGGTGGAGGAGGGCATGGAGTACCAGCTGGCGCTCCGGGGCGATCCCGCCTCAGGCACGAGCCTCCTGTCCACGAGCATCCAGACGGCCATGCTGCTGCGGCGGACGCTGGATCCCCAGAACGGGCTCAGCGAGGGCGCCTATGGCAAGCGAGTGTATTGCTTCACCGACGACCTGGACGTGACCAACCGGCTCTACCACGACCTGCGCAGCGCCGAGGGTTATGGGCCCTTTGGACGTCACATCAAGGAGCCGCTGGCCGCCCTCCGCGTGCCTCCAGAGAGCCCGAACTTCTCGCAGTTCCAGGCCGGGCAGGCGTGGGTCCTGCCCCAGGAACTGGGGCACGATCTCAAGCATCCGCTCCAGATCAGCCGTACCTCCTCGCAGGACGTGGGCGTCGACCGTGACAGCGACGTGGTGGTGGCCACGGCCTCGTTGGAGGTGGGCTACAACGATCCCGAGGTCGGCGCGGTGATGCAGCACAAGGCCCCGCGCGACGTGGCCTCGTTTCTCCAGCGCAAGGGGCGCGCCGGGCGCCGGCGGACGATGCGCCCGTGGACGGTGGTGGTGTTGTCCGACTACGGCCGGGATCGGCTGGCCTACCAGGGGTACGATCAACTCTTCGATCCCCAACTGGAAGGGCGTTCGCTGCCCACGCTCAACAGGCACGTGTTGCGGATGCAAGCCACGTACGCGCTGATGGACTGGGTGGCGACGAAGCTGCCCGCGAACGCGGGCAGGGGCAGTGTCTGGTACGACTTCACCAAGCCAGCCTCGGACAGGTACCTCCCGGCGGTTCAGCGGCAGCAGTTGGAGGCCCGGCTCCTGGAGGAGTTACTGACCGAGGAAGGACTTCGACGAGAGCTCGAGTCCTACCTCTCCAAGGCCCTGCAGATTCCGCCAGAAGAGGTGATCGCCGTCCTGTGGGAGCCACCACGAGCGCTGCTGGCCTCGGTCGTTCCCACCATGCTCCGGCGGCTGCGCTCGAAGTGGGCTCGCCTCCAGGTTCAGGCAGGGGAGGGGAGCCAGGATCTCCAGGCGCGCAACGCCCCGTTGCCCGACTTCGTCCCCGAGAACCTCTTCAGTGACCTCAACCTGCCCGAGGTCACCATCATCAACCCGCCGGAGACCAGCCGCGACGAGGAGGGCAAGGACGTCATGCCCATCGTCCAGGCCATGCGGGTGCTGACTCCTGGCAATGTCACCCGTCGATTCGCCATCAGCCGCGGGGACATCAAACACTGGATCCCCCCGCCCAACCTGGTGGACGAGAACCAGGACATGCCCGTTACGTCCTGGTGCGCGGAGTTCGAGGAGGCGGGGATCTTCCAGATGATCCAGGACGGGAAGGTGGTGCCCGTCCGGTGCATCCGCCCCTGGGTTCTGAAGACCCAGGTGACGGAGCGGGCCGTCCAGGCCAGCTCGCGAGGTACGCTGGAGTGGCGCAGCCAGATCTTCTCCGAGGACGACGGGGTGGCCATCCGGCCTCCCGCGGGGACTCCCTGGGCGCGCCTCTTCGAGGACGTGCGCTACTTCACCCACAACCTCGACTCACGCATCCACGTCCGCCGGTTCGCGATTGGCTGCGAGGCGGAGCTCAAGGTTCAGTACGAGGAGCGGTGCCTCTCCCTCCGGTTTTGCGAGTCACCCGGTGGACCTCCCGCAGCAGTGGGTTTCGTCAAGGACGTGGATGGCATCCGCTTCCGTTTTCGGATGCCGGAGAACCTGCGCATGGAGGCGGGAGCCGGCAGCGAGCGCAAGCTCCGAGCCTTCCGCTCCGCGTACTTCCGCCACCGAGTCCAGCAGGACGAGCTGCTGGGCTCCCTGGCCAATACCTTCCAGCTGGACTGGCTGGGTCAGGTGTACCTGGCGGCGCTGGTGACACAGGCCTCTGGCGCCCAGTCGACGTTGAAGGAAGCCGCGGCTGAACTGCGCGAGGCGGAGCTGGACGAAGAGCTCTCCTCCGTCCTCGACGTGATCTTCCAGGTGGTCGACGTGGAAGCGCAGGAGGACGCCGAGCCAGCGGGCAAGGCCCGTGTCCACAAGAACATCGAGGAACTCTGCCGCAACCCCGAGGTCCAGGCCCGGCTCCACGAGCTGGCGCGCAGCCTCTGGGAGCCTCCCGATGGCGGGTGGCACCGGTGGGCCCAGGAGCGCTTCTGCGCCACCCTGGGAGGGGCCCTGCTGGAGGCCTGTCAACGCCTCTGCCCTCAGTTCGATGCGGGGGATCTCACGCTCGATCTCGACCCGGGGCCCTCTCCGCAAGGGGCGCTTCCCTCGGAGGAGTGGCGGGAGATCTGGATCACCGAGGACTCCATGGGAGGGGGCGGCATCGTCGAGGAGATCCTCCGGCGCACGGCGGAGGATCCACGCCTGTTCTATCTCCTCGCGGAGAGCGCGCTGGCGCCGTCGGACTTCGAGCTGGTGGACTCGGAGCTCACCCGCTTGCTGAAGCTGCTGGAGACAGAGCAGGAACTCTCCGACGCGCTCGCCGAGGTCCGCGGTGCCTATGGGATGCGCAGCCTATCCCGGGCCGCGGAGCACCTGCGCGCAGTCATGGCATCACGGGGACTGCTCACCTCGCACTCCGTCATCTGCGCCCTCCACGCCCGGGTGCTCCGTCCCGGTAGCAGCCAGGAGACGGATGAGGTGCTCCGCGTGCTCCTGCGCTTATGGGAGCAGGAGGAGGCCCGTTTGGGCATCGAGATCGAGGCGCGTCCCTTTGCCTTCGTGGCCAGTCAGGACGAGGCGCTTGCGGCGGGATTCACCAGCGTGGGGCAGGGGATGCATGAGGAGGCGTCCTGGCGCTACCAGGCCATCTACGGCCTGCTGTGGCCTCGGGGGAGCATCATTCGGGCCCGGGCGCTGTCGTCCTACAACCCGTTCGCCAGCCTTCCCGAGGCGGATCGGGAGATTGTCCTGGATTGCATCGGGCCCACGGAGCGGACGATCGAGCTCTCCAGTCAGGACTGGCGGAATCAGGTGCAGACGACGCTCGCGGAGGGAGGCTCGGTGAGGCTGGTAGCGGCCGAGGCTGAGCGCGATGCGCTCAAGAGCGCACTTCTCCAACTGGTGGCCGATCCCATCGAGGTGGGGTTCCTCCATCTCTTCCCGCGAGTCGAAGCCGTGGTACGTGAACTCACGGGCTTCTCCGTGAAGCTGCGCTGCCCGGAGGTCATCCCTTGA
- the dpdH gene encoding protein DpdH has translation MKRYDCWKRERVEQVMDTEALQVPQEVFLATHHPVLMTRQDLQDGTASRAYSEQELLKDFLSPSSFAFVPVLGDAGTGKSHLIRWLHTQIPETEKRRPLLIPKVGTNLRSVIERIVGDLEGERFDTFRKRLHEETDSLTEGRARELLLNNIATEIGPNGAHGMVGLTEGQEYCVQTLPALLYDPVFRKHFLSDGGIIDRLATHVLGRSDRVERLTERRKFTEADLSFRLDEVNQAGAAAREVYFQLSDPSVLQEAVRWLNFNLDASISSLLHLRGEGLLKLMTEVREVLAEKGVELILLIEDFAKLQGIEHQLLEALLVRSAQEGHRPLCGIRTALACTSGYFRDFRETVKHRTSFTVNLDIDSHATTEMEQSGEIQQFVARYLNASRVPANELKGWFEGVHQGSEQAAKPPNACEECPFQEKCHHAFGQRDGVGLYPFNALALQRMQERVSPGRFVPRLLIKDVLKHTLETYTDDLKAGHFPSPALRAHFGTGKAGLPIAVTDKIHRRDPNHGDRREVLLEFWSSSRELVDLDPVIHEAFDLPPLGVEREEPVAIAPTPAPLIPTGPKATPGVPPVAPESRQDPKDAKLDEQLEQLNAWLKGGTLASALTQTLREHLHAAITGHHLWDPSLLLIKHFVSETGGFQVKSINFHRQSLQFHSTAISLRIPEHETAEEFRATALALEGLLRFHRHGHWGFPGGARYLRAFTSRLDRWTSLVLARIQAPTESETAFDPVPAAVELLTLGARLAGRPAYTKAGSIEEVVDVLFSEWAPASEARGASWKALTKVLSSNRQKLQQIVVSRTGCTKGGRRAVQIVDGVRIVEPLERLLKDWRPHEVLPQDLKGIELEPITKVRQKVDELLDKALAEEQERHLDWESRVTQVIEPSTDWKELLAGLRTTMTKARDAGAFVGINLNDLEEAIKRVETLTPSAGTTLAAIARLREQKNSDKRIVDLSRDHHAGMSSIETFIERAQRFLNASSNRVNSDLTQLRTEGGQELEVAREAITTALATMEKLAEELKRSEG, from the coding sequence ATGAAGCGGTACGACTGCTGGAAGCGGGAGCGCGTGGAGCAGGTAATGGACACCGAGGCGCTTCAGGTGCCTCAGGAGGTCTTCCTCGCCACGCACCATCCCGTGTTGATGACCCGCCAGGACCTGCAGGACGGCACCGCTTCGCGGGCCTACAGCGAGCAGGAACTCCTGAAGGACTTCCTGAGTCCTTCGTCCTTTGCCTTTGTTCCCGTCCTGGGGGACGCGGGCACGGGCAAGTCCCACCTCATTCGGTGGTTACATACCCAGATCCCCGAGACGGAGAAGCGCCGTCCCCTCCTCATTCCCAAGGTGGGAACCAACCTGCGCTCCGTTATCGAGCGGATCGTCGGAGACCTGGAGGGCGAGCGGTTCGACACCTTCCGCAAGCGCCTGCATGAGGAGACGGACTCCCTCACCGAGGGCCGGGCGCGCGAACTGCTGCTCAACAACATCGCTACTGAGATCGGCCCCAACGGGGCTCATGGGATGGTGGGCCTCACGGAGGGGCAGGAGTACTGCGTCCAGACCTTGCCCGCCCTGTTGTACGACCCGGTCTTCCGGAAGCACTTCCTGTCGGATGGCGGCATCATCGATCGGCTGGCGACCCACGTGCTGGGTCGCTCTGATCGGGTGGAGCGCCTGACGGAGCGAAGGAAGTTCACGGAGGCCGATCTCAGCTTCAGGCTGGATGAAGTGAATCAGGCTGGCGCCGCCGCTCGGGAAGTGTACTTCCAGCTCAGCGACCCTAGCGTGCTCCAGGAAGCGGTCCGCTGGCTCAACTTCAACCTGGATGCGTCCATTTCCTCATTGTTGCATCTGCGAGGAGAGGGGCTGCTGAAGCTGATGACCGAGGTGCGCGAAGTCCTCGCGGAGAAGGGCGTCGAGCTCATCCTCCTCATCGAGGATTTCGCCAAGCTCCAGGGAATCGAGCACCAGCTGCTCGAGGCACTCCTGGTCCGCAGCGCTCAGGAAGGCCATCGCCCTCTCTGTGGCATCCGCACGGCCCTGGCGTGTACCAGCGGCTACTTCCGCGACTTCAGGGAGACGGTGAAGCACCGGACGTCCTTCACCGTCAACCTAGACATCGACTCACATGCGACAACGGAGATGGAGCAGAGTGGGGAGATCCAGCAGTTCGTCGCGCGCTACCTCAACGCGTCCCGCGTACCCGCAAACGAGCTCAAGGGTTGGTTCGAAGGCGTGCACCAGGGCAGCGAGCAGGCCGCGAAGCCGCCCAATGCCTGCGAGGAGTGTCCTTTTCAGGAGAAATGCCACCACGCCTTCGGCCAGCGCGATGGCGTTGGGCTCTATCCGTTCAACGCCCTGGCGCTCCAGCGCATGCAGGAGCGCGTCAGCCCGGGACGGTTCGTGCCACGGCTCCTCATCAAGGATGTTCTCAAGCACACCCTGGAGACGTACACCGACGATCTGAAGGCCGGACACTTCCCATCCCCTGCCTTGCGAGCCCACTTCGGCACCGGCAAGGCCGGTCTGCCCATCGCGGTCACCGACAAGATCCACCGGAGGGACCCGAACCACGGCGACAGGCGCGAGGTGCTGCTGGAGTTCTGGTCCTCGAGCCGTGAGCTCGTCGACCTCGATCCGGTCATCCACGAGGCCTTCGATCTTCCGCCGCTGGGTGTGGAGAGAGAGGAACCCGTCGCGATCGCGCCTACGCCTGCTCCTCTCATCCCCACGGGTCCGAAGGCGACCCCGGGCGTTCCGCCTGTGGCCCCGGAATCCCGGCAGGATCCCAAGGACGCGAAGCTCGACGAGCAACTGGAGCAACTCAATGCCTGGCTGAAGGGAGGGACGCTCGCCAGTGCCCTCACGCAGACGCTCCGGGAGCATCTGCACGCCGCCATCACGGGACACCACCTCTGGGATCCGTCCCTGCTCCTCATCAAGCACTTCGTGAGCGAGACTGGTGGGTTTCAGGTCAAGAGCATCAACTTCCATCGGCAGAGCCTCCAGTTTCACTCGACGGCGATATCCCTCCGCATCCCCGAGCACGAGACCGCCGAGGAGTTCCGCGCCACCGCGCTCGCCCTGGAGGGACTGCTTCGCTTCCATCGGCATGGACACTGGGGATTCCCGGGCGGGGCGAGGTACCTCAGGGCCTTCACTTCCCGGCTCGACCGGTGGACCAGTCTCGTGCTCGCGCGCATCCAGGCTCCCACCGAGTCTGAAACTGCCTTCGATCCCGTGCCGGCCGCTGTCGAGCTCCTGACCTTGGGAGCACGGCTGGCCGGGCGCCCCGCCTATACGAAGGCAGGTTCGATCGAGGAGGTGGTGGATGTCCTGTTCTCGGAATGGGCTCCTGCCTCGGAGGCGCGCGGAGCCAGTTGGAAGGCGCTCACGAAGGTGCTCTCCAGCAACCGGCAGAAGCTCCAGCAGATCGTCGTGAGCCGGACCGGGTGCACCAAGGGTGGGCGTCGTGCCGTCCAGATCGTCGATGGCGTGCGGATCGTCGAGCCGCTCGAGCGGCTCTTGAAGGACTGGCGTCCGCACGAAGTCCTCCCGCAAGACCTGAAGGGCATCGAGCTCGAGCCGATCACGAAGGTGCGCCAGAAGGTGGACGAACTCCTCGACAAGGCCCTGGCCGAGGAGCAGGAGCGCCATCTGGACTGGGAGTCTCGGGTGACACAGGTGATCGAGCCATCCACGGATTGGAAGGAACTCCTCGCCGGGTTGCGCACAACCATGACGAAGGCCCGTGACGCGGGCGCCTTCGTGGGGATCAACCTGAATGATCTCGAGGAGGCCATCAAGCGCGTCGAGACGCTGACCCCCAGCGCAGGGACGACGCTGGCCGCCATCGCGCGCCTCCGGGAGCAGAAGAACTCGGACAAACGGATCGTGGATCTCTCGCGCGACCACCACGCGGGAATGTCTTCGATCGAGACCTTCATCGAGCGGGCGCAGCGGTTCCTGAACGCTTCGAGCAACCGAGTGAACTCCGACCTCACCCAACTCCGGACCGAGGGCGGGCAGGAGCTGGAAGTGGCACGTGAGGCCATCACCACGGCGCTGGCCACCATGGAGAAGCTGGCCGAGGAGCTCAAAAGGAGTGAAGGATGA
- the dpdF gene encoding protein DpdF, producing the protein MKEAVVDPFEHLRRYLVGEVTASPKDFTEPCHRRLVSAVEALRGTEGPPAGVPGRGDLAVLVRHVLRREQERQGSQVRQSLLVPAAPPWLEPSQWESFGLDAFPTRTGFVRVQASEWHPSWLPETQDIEKAAFAETPRRTYEPAPGDPVIAIAKRSSYRSVAQREALRCALSSPPDSTLVAVLPTGAGKSLLAQVPALWLSQPSGIAVVVVPTTALGIDQERALGTLVAHPTAYFSATDAEARARNQGIRQRIRQGTQRMVFTSPESLLGSLSSALYDAASAGLLRLLVVDEAHMIEQWGEEFRSAFQELAGIRRGLLRACPKGSSFRTLLLTATLTESCLDTLETLFKEPGEFGIIAAVQLRPEPSFHFARCASPSEKQDRILEALRHLPRPLILYTTEVADAQSWTRLLRDQGFLRCEEVTGQTSTPERQRVLRQWQAGATDMVVATSAFGLGVDKEDVRAVVHACVPETVDRYYQEVGRGGRDGRASISLVVYTGQDVKVAQDMSQHRIISIALGQPRWDSMFKQAEPLGNGRYRVPLDVSRTLQGDGIDMAERSYNVLWNIRTLTLMTRAGLLRLSSEAPPRLAPEAEGSQDAEAWYAQEFERYSRRRVVEILDEAHNLPETWTHVIEPERQRGFARRGHELMMECLRGARCIAEILAEVYRIPGRPPRQAIDVAPACGGCAACWRAGRHRTTMPAPPPRSPWRPSRTVEPGLRVLMGGGEMLVIYYQGAAEDASWPRHRRRAFRWFVGQGLQDLVAPREVLEDYRMEFERAPHLVFFHEELRFPDSELLGPLLVFHPRERPVPSRMYVPARTAEGLPTPPRVVFLPQDAVDPTAPHRRLRDVLDCRSLTFDEFRVRVSL; encoded by the coding sequence ATGAAAGAGGCCGTGGTCGATCCATTCGAGCACCTGCGTCGCTACCTGGTCGGAGAGGTCACGGCCTCGCCCAAGGACTTCACGGAGCCCTGTCACCGCAGGCTCGTGTCGGCCGTGGAGGCACTTCGTGGCACAGAAGGTCCTCCCGCAGGAGTTCCTGGGCGCGGTGATCTGGCCGTCCTTGTGAGGCACGTCCTTCGGCGCGAGCAGGAGCGGCAGGGGAGTCAGGTGCGTCAGAGCCTGCTCGTGCCAGCGGCGCCTCCCTGGCTCGAGCCTTCGCAGTGGGAGTCGTTCGGTCTGGATGCCTTCCCCACACGTACGGGCTTCGTTCGGGTGCAGGCCTCGGAGTGGCATCCCTCGTGGCTGCCCGAGACCCAGGACATTGAGAAGGCCGCGTTCGCCGAAACGCCGCGCCGCACGTACGAGCCCGCCCCGGGAGATCCCGTCATCGCCATTGCGAAGCGGTCCTCCTATCGCTCCGTGGCGCAACGGGAGGCCTTGCGATGTGCACTGTCCAGCCCTCCGGATTCCACGCTCGTCGCGGTGTTGCCCACGGGGGCTGGCAAGAGCCTGCTCGCGCAGGTGCCGGCGCTGTGGCTCTCTCAGCCCTCTGGCATCGCCGTGGTGGTCGTCCCCACGACGGCGCTCGGCATCGATCAGGAACGTGCCCTGGGGACCCTGGTGGCCCATCCGACGGCCTACTTCTCGGCCACGGACGCGGAGGCACGCGCACGCAATCAGGGGATCCGCCAGCGTATCCGGCAGGGGACCCAGCGGATGGTCTTCACCTCTCCGGAGAGCCTCCTCGGCTCACTCAGCAGCGCCCTCTATGACGCCGCCAGCGCCGGTCTGCTCCGGCTCCTCGTGGTCGACGAAGCCCACATGATCGAGCAGTGGGGCGAGGAGTTCCGCTCCGCCTTCCAGGAGCTGGCGGGCATCCGGCGGGGCCTGCTGCGGGCCTGCCCGAAGGGCTCGTCGTTTCGGACCCTGCTCCTGACCGCCACCCTCACCGAGTCCTGCCTGGACACGCTGGAGACGCTCTTCAAGGAGCCGGGTGAGTTTGGAATCATCGCAGCGGTGCAACTGCGCCCCGAGCCTTCCTTCCATTTTGCGAGGTGCGCATCGCCTTCCGAGAAGCAGGATCGCATCCTCGAGGCGCTGCGCCACCTGCCCAGGCCCCTCATTCTCTACACCACGGAGGTGGCGGACGCGCAGTCATGGACGAGGCTTCTGCGCGACCAGGGATTCCTGCGCTGCGAGGAGGTCACGGGCCAGACCAGCACCCCCGAGCGTCAGCGAGTTCTCCGGCAATGGCAGGCCGGGGCCACGGACATGGTGGTGGCGACTTCCGCCTTCGGATTGGGGGTGGACAAGGAGGACGTGCGAGCGGTGGTGCACGCCTGTGTCCCAGAGACCGTGGACCGGTACTACCAGGAGGTGGGGCGGGGAGGGCGGGATGGCCGGGCTAGCATCTCGCTCGTCGTCTACACAGGGCAGGATGTCAAGGTAGCTCAGGACATGAGCCAGCACAGGATCATCAGCATCGCGCTGGGGCAGCCGCGCTGGGACTCGATGTTCAAGCAAGCGGAACCGTTGGGGAACGGGCGCTACCGCGTTCCGCTCGATGTGAGCAGGACCCTGCAAGGCGACGGCATCGACATGGCCGAGCGCTCCTACAACGTCCTGTGGAACATCCGCACGCTCACCCTCATGACCCGGGCCGGTTTGCTGAGGCTCTCCTCGGAGGCTCCGCCCCGGTTGGCCCCCGAGGCAGAGGGCTCCCAGGACGCGGAGGCGTGGTACGCCCAGGAGTTCGAGCGATATTCCCGGCGGCGCGTGGTGGAGATCCTCGACGAGGCACACAACCTGCCCGAGACGTGGACCCACGTCATCGAACCCGAGCGTCAGCGCGGCTTCGCCCGGCGTGGCCACGAGCTGATGATGGAGTGCCTGAGAGGGGCCCGCTGCATCGCTGAGATCCTGGCCGAGGTGTATCGGATTCCAGGGCGTCCCCCACGTCAGGCCATCGACGTCGCCCCGGCCTGTGGCGGATGCGCCGCATGCTGGAGAGCAGGCCGCCACCGCACCACGATGCCCGCGCCTCCTCCTCGTTCGCCGTGGCGCCCGAGCCGGACGGTGGAGCCGGGACTTCGTGTCTTGATGGGGGGAGGGGAGATGCTCGTCATCTACTATCAGGGGGCTGCGGAGGATGCCTCCTGGCCTCGACACCGCCGGAGGGCTTTTCGCTGGTTCGTCGGGCAGGGACTCCAGGACCTCGTCGCTCCTCGTGAGGTCCTGGAGGACTACCGTATGGAGTTCGAGCGCGCGCCCCATCTTGTTTTCTTCCACGAGGAGTTGCGGTTTCCCGACTCCGAGCTGCTGGGGCCGCTCCTTGTCTTCCACCCGCGTGAGCGCCCCGTGCCTTCCAGGATGTATGTGCCGGCCCGGACGGCGGAGGGTCTGCCGACCCCTCCCCGGGTGGTCTTCCTCCCTCAGGATGCCGTGGACCCCACCGCTCCCCATCGCAGGTTGAGGGATGTCCTCGATTGTCGCAGCCTCACCTTTGACGAGTTCCGAGTAAGAGTCTCCCTATGA